CTTTGAGTTGGCTGTAGGCTGTTGCTCATCTAATTCCGCGAGCTCAGCGTCCGCAAATAACTGTGCCAGTTGCACTTTAAGCTTAGCTTGTGATCTAACTGTAAGACGTTTGTATGTTTTTGCATAGCTTAAAAATAAATGATCAACTTCGTCATGCTTATCCTTAAACTGATGTTTCTTTTGCAAGTAACTAATTATGCACTCAACATCAGCACTTGGTCCCTCCTTTCTCATTTTTTTAGCTGTTGGCTTCTTTCGTGCTGAAGATGGTTCCAAAACCTCTGTGCACTGCTCCTGAGATTCTCCTTCATACTCATGTGTTAGCAACTCTGGCTGAGGAAAAATTGTGGAGTCTGATGAGTGTTGACCTGGCTGTGAGTGTCTTTCGCTGTCACTTGTGACAGCCTCTGTTGAGCACGGAATATTTGATGTTGTTGGTCTTGCTTCCAGAGCACAGTCCATGAACCTCATGTGTTCACTCCACGGCCATGATCTGTACCGTTTCAAGCTATGGCCGGTGGTGCCTTTTACCAACTTCTTGTGTTTGACGTAGGCATCTCTCAAGTTCCTCCACTTCGTTTTCAAGGTCTCGGCTGCAAATGAACAAATGTACCGGTAAGGTATTCTTGTAGAATGTATGAAGAAAATAATGACTGTGGCAGATGTCTGAAATGGAAACAATCACATTCAAAGAGATCTCTAACGTTAATATCATATGAAAATGCCTCTTATGATATGCTACTATTCCCATTCAAATATGAAATTCTCTTTCCGTATATGTTCCTCTAATATTGAGTATTCGTCCTGTGACAGTTTTAGTTAGTCTAGccagtaattattttctttgtcatcaaagatttttttttcacataCTTGGCAAGTTGACAAAACCAGAACGGTAGAATTTACACCTGAAGTAGAACATTCTACCATTTCATGGCAGTAAAACAAATGGGTATTAAAATATGGAAATATATAAGCATTTGTATGATCCATGTGAACTCTTAACAAGCTGAGCCGGTCATAGCCATGGAGACATACACTGTAGTATCTCATAACGCAATTAACTGCAGAGCAAGACATGTCGCATTTTCAACAAAGGGCAGTTACGTTTTTACTACAATATCACACTTGGGTAACAAAATACCTTTTAAGGAAAGATAACCAAACACCTCTGTGAAGCTACAAACAATATCCTATTTCTGTGTTATTTAGACGGTAAATTCTTAAGTGACTGTAAATGTTAAGCAAGCAACAATGTTTCGGATCATTGgcaaaattatgtgaaatatatttctcatAATATCGGAAATATTACTTTAATTATTATGAAAGAGTTGCGTGGAATAGCATCTTCTGTTGTTAGCGTTAAAAACAAGCACGGCAATAACACACGACCTCAAAATATACGACGTGGGGAGAGACAATTAATTTTCGTTTAAATGGAACACTATTATCATACATCAAGACCGATTTTAACAAAGGTGACGGTTCTTTTCTCTTTCCACTTTCTATGTGTAGTTTTCTATTATGATGGTATTGTTGCTTACATACTTCCAGCTCCTTTAAGTTATAATATACACTAGATAAATTCCAGTACTTAATAATATACTttactacatttttgcttctgtggaacttaaaattttgcataaatatttaccATTTTGATCCAGTTTAGCAGCTATATCCCTCCAAGCTTCAGCCTTCTTCAGAATGTTCTTgtaatcaggatcgcgtgtatcatacaaaaagttgtattgtctcacctcctctataagtctttctgtcttcatgatgcgtgcactacgagctgcaaaaCAAAAACTGCCTCACGCCGCCTCTTCCAGTGTGACAACAGAGCAGTCGAATGCGCCAACagagcagccgctccggcttgcggcgaatctgtaatctgcgACAACCTGGCTGCGGCCTGTGCGGCAGGCCGTATGCCTGTGCGTCAGCGCCGCACTCTGTGTAACCGCCGCCgtacagtaacgagcgattcaactgTGCGGcgtgccggctgcggttcaaggccacaggccggacggccaggccgcattctgtctggtcaGGCCGTAAGGTCTGGCGTCGTCCATCAGGTGAAAGAGGCGCGGGCTACGAGTGTAGCTGTCAACTGTCATTTTCTTATTTCAAGTTCTAATATTTATTTTGAAGTTACGTATCAGATTTTGCATGCTTGAAACTTATGATCTCTGTTCAAGATCTGCAAAATAGATTCGCAAGTAAAAAAGGTGTAACATTTGTGACATATTATTCACTTTGGCGTTAATAAATGGGTAAATTCACGAGAGGTAGCTTGGCACTTTTGTATTGTGTTTGAGCT
This sequence is a window from Schistocerca nitens isolate TAMUIC-IGC-003100 chromosome 3, iqSchNite1.1, whole genome shotgun sequence. Protein-coding genes within it:
- the LOC126248076 gene encoding transcription factor Adf-1-like; this translates as MKTERLIEEVRQYNFLYDTRDPDYKNILKKAEAWRDIAAKLDQNAETLKTKWRNLRDAYVKHKKLVKGTTGHSLKRYRSWPWSEHMRFMDCALEARPTTSNIPCSTEAVTSDSERHSQPGQHSSDSTIFPQPELLTHEYEGESQEQCTEVLEPSSARKKPTAKKMRKEGPSADVECIISYLQKKHQFKDKHDEVDHLFLSYAKTYKRLTVRSQAKLKVQLAQLFADAELAELDEQQPTANSKSFSRLGPR